Proteins from a genomic interval of Callospermophilus lateralis isolate mCalLat2 chromosome 1, mCalLat2.hap1, whole genome shotgun sequence:
- the Atp8b3 gene encoding phospholipid-transporting ATPase IK isoform X3, translated as MGDPPGRGQAPRRRRAQPSRSGTYRVRWPRLTNMGSGTHKGDLKDKEHTEFTWEVRANDWEYYKQFKKKVCLCWYRDKYKTNVIRTAKYSVLSFLPLNLYEQFHRVSNLYFLFIIILQAMPEISTLPWLTLFAPLVCLLVIRAARDLMDDIGRHRSDKAINNRPCQILTGKRFSWKKWKDLCVGDVVRLSKDSIVPADLLLLASTEPSSLCYVETVDIDGETNLKFRQALPATHEELTSTKKMAAFQGTVFCEEPNSRMHQFVGILEWNSKKYPLDIGNLLLRGCRVRNTDTCYGLVIYAGFDTKIMKNCGKIHLKRTKLDLFMNKLVVLIFLSLVVVSLCLALGFSFRVRDFREKHYYLWAMHTRSLFMESFLNFWSFLILLSVMVPMAMFIQAEFIHLGNSIFINWDVQMYHEAQDTPARARSTSLNDQLGQVQYVFSDKTGTLTQNIMTFKKCCIAGRVYGPDDKMETPAKKNPYLWNKFADKKFLFHNEELLGIVRKKQDKMVQEFWRLLAICHTVMVHQSDNQLVYQAASPDEEALVTAARNFGYVFLSRTQDTITVMELGEERVYQVLAMMDFNSVRKRMSVLGADTVILERLHKRGDVEMTTEEVLFAFAEETLRTLCLAYRKVKEEAYEEWKPRHQQACLLLQNRAQALHEVYEQMEQKLQLLGVTAIEDKLQDGVPDTIKCLRRGNIKFWVLTGDKQETAVNIGFACQLLSEKMLILEEKEINRVLETYWESNNNVQTNKGYLKFVSQVKLAMIINGDFLDKLLLSLRREPRALVQNVVMDEANQDSGQVKRDNLQARRISLMWRSFGTSLVSSESNTTKTPNSPEVLRERAFVDLAARCQTVICCRVTPKQKALIVALVKKYQHVVTLAIGDGANDVNMIKTADIGVGLSGQEGMQAVQNSDYALAQFRFLQRLLLVHGRWSYMRVCKFLRYFFYKTVASMMAQIWFSFYNGFTAQPLYEGWFLALFNLLYSTVPVLYIGLFEQDVTAEKSLQMPELYTAGQENELFNYWVFFQAIAHGTATSLVNFFVTLWVGHDSVGPSSFSDYQSFAVILALSGLLSITLEVILIIRYWTVLCLLTILFSLGSYVIMTYATQSLWLWKISPKAFPFLYADRNVLAHPSSLLVILLNVSLSTLPVLAFRVIYQALKKPRREPEEEAPPEDIVTVEAAPSLRRGTPSRRSSYAFSHREGYADLITRGTSLRKSARSDSGDLSDSTAPSEAGVSPSCRESPCLRRRASGVKRKSQQHPGKPSPEDTETWSGSGSSGAAEGLGAFPSESLATVSQTSPATTQENKSLSENQSRLTSHPLPAGQTVKSQPEPLEGQPPWVQTPIRESWPGVWQKERHPATEAVAPLPPQTPAPPAEALLPTLEEWSLSEQPMEVELGPVERQPSPMEWLPERPENQWPPG; from the exons ATGGGGGACCCCCCAGGCAGAGGGCAAGCCCCGAGGAGGCGCAGGGCGCAGCCTTCGAGGTCCGGGACATACAGAGTGAGGTGGCCGCG CCTCACCAACATGGGCAGTGGTACCCACAAAGGAGACCTGAAGGATAAGGAGCACACAG AGTTCACCTGGGAGGTGAGGGCCAACGACTGGGAGTACTACAAGCAGTTCAAGAAGAAGGTGTGCCTGTGCTGGTACAGGGACAAGTACAAG ACCAACGTCATCCGTACGGCCAAGTACAGCGTCCTCTCCTTCCTGCCCCTGAACCTCTACGAGCAGTTCCACCGCGTGTCCAACCTGTACTTCCTCTTCATCATCATCCTGCAG GCCATGCCTGAGATCTCCACGCTGCCTTGGCTCACTCTCTTTGCCCCCCTGGTCTGTCTCCTCGTCATACGCGCCGCCCGTGACCTCATGGATGACATT GGGCGGCACAGGAGCGACAAGGCCATCAACAACAGGCCCTGCCAGATCCTGACAGGCAAAAG GTTCTCCTGGAAGAAGTGGAAGGACCTGTGTGTGGGGGACGTGGTGCGCCTCAGCAAGGACAGCATTGTCCCG GCTGACCTGCTCCTGCTGGCCAGCACGGAGCCCAGCAGCTTGTGCTACGTGGAGACGGTCGACATCGATGG GGAGACCAATCTGAAGTTCAGACAGGCCCTGCCGGCCACCCATGAAGAGCTGACCAGCACGAAGAAGATGGCAGCCTTCCAGG gtaccGTGTTCTGTGAGGAGCCCAACAGCCGGATGCACCAGTTTGTGGGAATCCTGGAGTGGAACAGCAAGAAGTATCCCCTGGACATTGGCAACCTCCTCCTCCGCGGCTGCAGGGTCCGCAACACAGACACCTGCTATGGCCTGGTCATCTATGCTG GTTTTGACACGAAGATCATGAAGAACTGTGGCAAGATCCATTTGAAGAGAACCAAGCTAGACCTTTTCATGAACAAGCTGGTGGTCCTG ATCTTCCTGTCCCTGGTGGTGGTCTCCTTGTGCCTGGCCCTGGGCTTCAGTTTCCGGGTGAGAGACTTCAGAGAGAAGCACTACTACCTCTGGGCCATGCACACACGcagcctgttcatggagtccttccTGAACTTCTGGAGCTTCCTCATCCTGCTCAGCGTCATGGTGCCCATGGCCATGTTCATCCA AGCCGAGTTCATCCACCTGGGGAACAGCATCTTCATCAACTGGGACGTGCAGATGTACCACGAGGCGCAGGACACGCCCGCCAGGGCCCGAAGCACCAGCCTCAACGACCAGCTGGGCCAGGTGCAGTACGTCTTCTCAGACAAGACGGGCACGCTCACCCAGAACATCATGACCTTCAAGAAGTGCTGCATCGCGGGCCGCGTCTACG GTCCAGATGACAAGATGGAGACGCCTGCTAAG AAGAACCCTTACCTGTGGAACAAGTTTGCAGACAAGAAGTTCCTTTTCCACAACGAGGAGCTCCTGGGCATCGTCCGGAAGAAGCAGGACAAGATGGTTCAGGAGTTCTGGCGCCTGCTGGCCATCTGTCACACTGTGATGGTCCACCAGAGTGACA ACCAGCTGGTGTACCAGGCGGCCTCCCCGGATGAGGAGGCCCTGGTGACGGCAGCCCGGAACTTTGGCTACGTGTTCCTGTCGCGCACCCAGGACACCATCACGGTGATGGAGCTTGGGGAGGAGCGGGTCTACCAGGTCCTGGCCATGATGGACTTCAACAGCGTGCGCAAACGGATGTCAGTGCTGG GCGCGGACACTGTCATCCTGGAACGCTTACACAAGAGGGGTGACGTGGAGATGACCACAGAGGAAGTACTGTTT GCCTTTGCGGAGGAGACCCTGCGGACGCTGTGCCTGGCCTACAGGAAGGTGAAGGAGGAGGCCTACGAGGAGTGGAAGCCCCGCCACCAGCAGGCCTGCCTCCTGCTGCAGAACCGGGCCCAGGCCCTGCACGAGGTCTATGAGCAGATGGAGCAGAAACTGCAG CTGCTGGGGGTCACAGCCATTGAGGATAAACTCCAGGATGGCGTTCCGGACACCATCAAGTGTCTCAGGAGAGGAAATATCAAATTTTGGGTGCTCACTGGGGACAAGCAAG AGACAGCGGTGAACATCGGCTTCGCCTGCCAGCTGCTATCGGAGAAGATGCTCATTCTGGAGGAGAAGGAGATAAA CCGCGTCCTGGAGACCTATTGGGAGAGCAACAACAACGTGCAGACCAACAAGGGCTACCTGAAGTTCGTGTCACAGGTCAAGCTGGCCATGATCATTAACGGGGACTTCCTG GACAAGCTGCTGCTGTCCTTGCGCAGAGAGCCCCGGGCTCTGGTCCAAAACGTGGTGATGGATGAGGCCAACCAGGATTCTGGCCAGGTGAAGAGGGACAACCTTCAGGCCAGGCGGATATCCCTCATGTGGCGGAGCTTCGGGACCTCCCTGGTCTCTTCCGAGTCCAATACTACAAAGACCCCAAACAGCCCCGAGGTGCTTCGGGAGCGGGCCTTTGTGGACCTGGCCGCCAGGTGCCAGACGGTCATCTGCTGCCGGGTGACGCCTAAGCAGAAGGCTCTGATAGTGGCGCTGGTCAAGAAATACCAGCACGTGGTGACCCTGGCCATCGGGGACGGTGCCAATGACGTCAACATGATAAAGA CTGCGGACATCGGTGTGGGGTTGTCGGGTCAGGAGGGCATGCAGGCAGTTCAGAATAGTGACTATGCGCTGGCCCAGTTCCGCTTCCTGCAGCGGTTGCTGTTGGTGCACGGGCGTTGGTCCTACATGCGGGTCTGCAAGTTCCTGCGGTACTTCTTCTACAAGACGGTGGCCAGCATGATGGCTCAGATCTGGTTCTCTTTCTACAACGGCTTCACCGCCCAG CCCCTGTACGAAGGCTGGTTCCTGGCGCTCTTCAACCTGCTCTACAGCACCGTGCCGGTCCTCTACATCGGGCTCTTCGAGCAG GATGTGACCGCTGAGAAGAGCCTGCAGATGCCCGAGCTGTACACCGCGGGCCAGGAGAACGAGCTCTTCAACTACTGGGTGTTCTTCCAAGCCATTGCCCACGGCACGGCCACCTCCCTGGTCAACTTCTTTGTGACACTCTGGGTTGGCCACGACTCGGTGGGACCCTCCAGCTTCAGTGACTACCAGTCCTTTGCCGTCATCCTGGCCCTGTCTGGGTTGCTGTCCATCACCCTGGAG GTCATCCTGATCATCAGGTACTGGACAGTCCTGTGCCTGCTGACCATTTTATTCAGCCTTGGTTCCTACGTCATCATGACCTATGCCACTCAGAGCTTGTGGCTCTGGAAGATATCACCAAAGGCCTTCCCCTTTCTGT ATGCTGACCGAAACGTGCTGGCCCACCCCTCGAGCCTGCTGGTGATCCTGCTGAACGTGTCCCTGAGCACGCTGCCCGTCCTGGCCTTCCGGGTCATCTACCAAGCGCTCAAGAAGCCACGTCGCGAG CCAGAAGAGGAGGCCCCGCCTGAGGACATTGTCACCGTGGAGGCCGCACCTTCCCTGCGCCGGGGGACCCCCTCACGGCGCTCCAGCTACGCCTTCTCCCACCGCGAAGGCTACGCGGACCTCATCACCCGGGGCACGAGCCTGCGCAAGTCAGCCAGGAGCGACAGCGGGGACCTCTCAGACTCCACAGCCCCCTCGGAGGCAGGGGTGTCCCCGAGCTGCAGGGAGTCGCCCTGCCTCAGGCGGAGGGCCTCCGGCGTGAAGAGGAAGAGTCAGCAGCACCCAGGGAAGCCGTccccagaggacacagagacctggAGTGGGTCAGGCTCGTCCGGGGCTGCAGAGGGGCTGGGTGCCTTTCCCTCAGAGAGCCTGGCCACTGTCAGCCAGACCTCGCCTGCCACCACCCAGGAAAACAAGTCACTTTCTGAAAACCAGTCTCGGCTCACGAGTCATCCTCTGCCTGCAGGCCAGACGGTGAAGAGCCAGCCAGAGCCCCTGGAGGGACAGCCGCCCTGGGTCCAGACTCCCATCAGGGAGAGCTGGCCAGGTGTCTGGCAGAAGGAGCGCCACCCCGCCACGGAGGCGGTGGCGCCGCTGCCCCCACAGACGCCCGCACCCCCGGCAGAGGCTCTGCTGCCCACCCTGGAGGAGTGGTCCCTGAGTGAGCAGCCCATGGAGGTAGAGCTGGGCCCTGTGGAGCGGCAGCCCTCGCCCATGGAGTGGCTACCAGAGCGGCCCGAGAACCAGTGGCCACCCGGTTGA
- the Atp8b3 gene encoding phospholipid-transporting ATPase IK isoform X4, with protein MGSGTHKGDLKDKEHTEFTWEVRANDWEYYKQFKKKVCLCWYRDKYKTNVIRTAKYSVLSFLPLNLYEQFHRVSNLYFLFIIILQAMPEISTLPWLTLFAPLVCLLVIRAARDLMDDIGRHRSDKAINNRPCQILTGKRFSWKKWKDLCVGDVVRLSKDSIVPADLLLLASTEPSSLCYVETVDIDGETNLKFRQALPATHEELTSTKKMAAFQGTVFCEEPNSRMHQFVGILEWNSKKYPLDIGNLLLRGCRVRNTDTCYGLVIYAGFDTKIMKNCGKIHLKRTKLDLFMNKLVVLIFLSLVVVSLCLALGFSFRVRDFREKHYYLWAMHTRSLFMESFLNFWSFLILLSVMVPMAMFIQAEFIHLGNSIFINWDVQMYHEAQDTPARARSTSLNDQLGQVQYVFSDKTGTLTQNIMTFKKCCIAGRVYGPDDKMETPAKKNPYLWNKFADKKFLFHNEELLGIVRKKQDKMVQEFWRLLAICHTVMVHQSDNQLVYQAASPDEEALVTAARNFGYVFLSRTQDTITVMELGEERVYQVLAMMDFNSVRKRMSVLVRNPEGSIRLYTKGADTVILERLHKRGDVEMTTEEVLFAFAEETLRTLCLAYRKVKEEAYEEWKPRHQQACLLLQNRAQALHEVYEQMEQKLQLLGVTAIEDKLQDGVPDTIKCLRRGNIKFWVLTGDKQETAVNIGFACQLLSEKMLILEEKEINRVLETYWESNNNVQTNKGYLKFVSQVKLAMIINGDFLDKLLLSLRREPRALVQNVVMDEANQDSGQVKRDNLQARRISLMWRSFGTSLVSSESNTTKTPNSPEVLRERAFVDLAARCQTVICCRVTPKQKALIVALVKKYQHVVTLAIGDGANDVNMIKTADIGVGLSGQEGMQAVQNSDYALAQFRFLQRLLLVHGRWSYMRVCKFLRYFFYKTVASMMAQIWFSFYNGFTAQPLYEGWFLALFNLLYSTVPVLYIGLFEQDVTAEKSLQMPELYTAGQENELFNYWVFFQAIAHGTATSLVNFFVTLWVGHDSVGPSSFSDYQSFAVILALSGLLSITLEVILIIRYWTVLCLLTILFSLGSYVIMTYATQSLWLWKISPKAFPFLYADRNVLAHPSSLLVILLNVSLSTLPVLAFRVIYQALKKPRREPEEEAPPEDIVTVEAAPSLRRGTPSRRSSYAFSHREGYADLITRGTSLRKSARSDSGDLSDSTAPSEAGVSPSCRESPCLRRRASGVKRKSQQHPGKPSPEDTETWSGSGSSGAAEGLGAFPSESLATVSQTSPATTQENKSLSENQSRLTSHPLPAGQTVKSQPEPLEGQPPWVQTPIRESWPGVWQKERHPATEAVAPLPPQTPAPPAEALLPTLEEWSLSEQPMEVELGPVERQPSPMEWLPERPENQWPPG; from the exons ATGGGCAGTGGTACCCACAAAGGAGACCTGAAGGATAAGGAGCACACAG AGTTCACCTGGGAGGTGAGGGCCAACGACTGGGAGTACTACAAGCAGTTCAAGAAGAAGGTGTGCCTGTGCTGGTACAGGGACAAGTACAAG ACCAACGTCATCCGTACGGCCAAGTACAGCGTCCTCTCCTTCCTGCCCCTGAACCTCTACGAGCAGTTCCACCGCGTGTCCAACCTGTACTTCCTCTTCATCATCATCCTGCAG GCCATGCCTGAGATCTCCACGCTGCCTTGGCTCACTCTCTTTGCCCCCCTGGTCTGTCTCCTCGTCATACGCGCCGCCCGTGACCTCATGGATGACATT GGGCGGCACAGGAGCGACAAGGCCATCAACAACAGGCCCTGCCAGATCCTGACAGGCAAAAG GTTCTCCTGGAAGAAGTGGAAGGACCTGTGTGTGGGGGACGTGGTGCGCCTCAGCAAGGACAGCATTGTCCCG GCTGACCTGCTCCTGCTGGCCAGCACGGAGCCCAGCAGCTTGTGCTACGTGGAGACGGTCGACATCGATGG GGAGACCAATCTGAAGTTCAGACAGGCCCTGCCGGCCACCCATGAAGAGCTGACCAGCACGAAGAAGATGGCAGCCTTCCAGG gtaccGTGTTCTGTGAGGAGCCCAACAGCCGGATGCACCAGTTTGTGGGAATCCTGGAGTGGAACAGCAAGAAGTATCCCCTGGACATTGGCAACCTCCTCCTCCGCGGCTGCAGGGTCCGCAACACAGACACCTGCTATGGCCTGGTCATCTATGCTG GTTTTGACACGAAGATCATGAAGAACTGTGGCAAGATCCATTTGAAGAGAACCAAGCTAGACCTTTTCATGAACAAGCTGGTGGTCCTG ATCTTCCTGTCCCTGGTGGTGGTCTCCTTGTGCCTGGCCCTGGGCTTCAGTTTCCGGGTGAGAGACTTCAGAGAGAAGCACTACTACCTCTGGGCCATGCACACACGcagcctgttcatggagtccttccTGAACTTCTGGAGCTTCCTCATCCTGCTCAGCGTCATGGTGCCCATGGCCATGTTCATCCA AGCCGAGTTCATCCACCTGGGGAACAGCATCTTCATCAACTGGGACGTGCAGATGTACCACGAGGCGCAGGACACGCCCGCCAGGGCCCGAAGCACCAGCCTCAACGACCAGCTGGGCCAGGTGCAGTACGTCTTCTCAGACAAGACGGGCACGCTCACCCAGAACATCATGACCTTCAAGAAGTGCTGCATCGCGGGCCGCGTCTACG GTCCAGATGACAAGATGGAGACGCCTGCTAAG AAGAACCCTTACCTGTGGAACAAGTTTGCAGACAAGAAGTTCCTTTTCCACAACGAGGAGCTCCTGGGCATCGTCCGGAAGAAGCAGGACAAGATGGTTCAGGAGTTCTGGCGCCTGCTGGCCATCTGTCACACTGTGATGGTCCACCAGAGTGACA ACCAGCTGGTGTACCAGGCGGCCTCCCCGGATGAGGAGGCCCTGGTGACGGCAGCCCGGAACTTTGGCTACGTGTTCCTGTCGCGCACCCAGGACACCATCACGGTGATGGAGCTTGGGGAGGAGCGGGTCTACCAGGTCCTGGCCATGATGGACTTCAACAGCGTGCGCAAACGGATGTCAGTGCTGG TCCGGAACCCAGAGGGCTCCATTCGCCTCTACACCAAAGGCGCGGACACTGTCATCCTGGAACGCTTACACAAGAGGGGTGACGTGGAGATGACCACAGAGGAAGTACTGTTT GCCTTTGCGGAGGAGACCCTGCGGACGCTGTGCCTGGCCTACAGGAAGGTGAAGGAGGAGGCCTACGAGGAGTGGAAGCCCCGCCACCAGCAGGCCTGCCTCCTGCTGCAGAACCGGGCCCAGGCCCTGCACGAGGTCTATGAGCAGATGGAGCAGAAACTGCAG CTGCTGGGGGTCACAGCCATTGAGGATAAACTCCAGGATGGCGTTCCGGACACCATCAAGTGTCTCAGGAGAGGAAATATCAAATTTTGGGTGCTCACTGGGGACAAGCAAG AGACAGCGGTGAACATCGGCTTCGCCTGCCAGCTGCTATCGGAGAAGATGCTCATTCTGGAGGAGAAGGAGATAAA CCGCGTCCTGGAGACCTATTGGGAGAGCAACAACAACGTGCAGACCAACAAGGGCTACCTGAAGTTCGTGTCACAGGTCAAGCTGGCCATGATCATTAACGGGGACTTCCTG GACAAGCTGCTGCTGTCCTTGCGCAGAGAGCCCCGGGCTCTGGTCCAAAACGTGGTGATGGATGAGGCCAACCAGGATTCTGGCCAGGTGAAGAGGGACAACCTTCAGGCCAGGCGGATATCCCTCATGTGGCGGAGCTTCGGGACCTCCCTGGTCTCTTCCGAGTCCAATACTACAAAGACCCCAAACAGCCCCGAGGTGCTTCGGGAGCGGGCCTTTGTGGACCTGGCCGCCAGGTGCCAGACGGTCATCTGCTGCCGGGTGACGCCTAAGCAGAAGGCTCTGATAGTGGCGCTGGTCAAGAAATACCAGCACGTGGTGACCCTGGCCATCGGGGACGGTGCCAATGACGTCAACATGATAAAGA CTGCGGACATCGGTGTGGGGTTGTCGGGTCAGGAGGGCATGCAGGCAGTTCAGAATAGTGACTATGCGCTGGCCCAGTTCCGCTTCCTGCAGCGGTTGCTGTTGGTGCACGGGCGTTGGTCCTACATGCGGGTCTGCAAGTTCCTGCGGTACTTCTTCTACAAGACGGTGGCCAGCATGATGGCTCAGATCTGGTTCTCTTTCTACAACGGCTTCACCGCCCAG CCCCTGTACGAAGGCTGGTTCCTGGCGCTCTTCAACCTGCTCTACAGCACCGTGCCGGTCCTCTACATCGGGCTCTTCGAGCAG GATGTGACCGCTGAGAAGAGCCTGCAGATGCCCGAGCTGTACACCGCGGGCCAGGAGAACGAGCTCTTCAACTACTGGGTGTTCTTCCAAGCCATTGCCCACGGCACGGCCACCTCCCTGGTCAACTTCTTTGTGACACTCTGGGTTGGCCACGACTCGGTGGGACCCTCCAGCTTCAGTGACTACCAGTCCTTTGCCGTCATCCTGGCCCTGTCTGGGTTGCTGTCCATCACCCTGGAG GTCATCCTGATCATCAGGTACTGGACAGTCCTGTGCCTGCTGACCATTTTATTCAGCCTTGGTTCCTACGTCATCATGACCTATGCCACTCAGAGCTTGTGGCTCTGGAAGATATCACCAAAGGCCTTCCCCTTTCTGT ATGCTGACCGAAACGTGCTGGCCCACCCCTCGAGCCTGCTGGTGATCCTGCTGAACGTGTCCCTGAGCACGCTGCCCGTCCTGGCCTTCCGGGTCATCTACCAAGCGCTCAAGAAGCCACGTCGCGAG CCAGAAGAGGAGGCCCCGCCTGAGGACATTGTCACCGTGGAGGCCGCACCTTCCCTGCGCCGGGGGACCCCCTCACGGCGCTCCAGCTACGCCTTCTCCCACCGCGAAGGCTACGCGGACCTCATCACCCGGGGCACGAGCCTGCGCAAGTCAGCCAGGAGCGACAGCGGGGACCTCTCAGACTCCACAGCCCCCTCGGAGGCAGGGGTGTCCCCGAGCTGCAGGGAGTCGCCCTGCCTCAGGCGGAGGGCCTCCGGCGTGAAGAGGAAGAGTCAGCAGCACCCAGGGAAGCCGTccccagaggacacagagacctggAGTGGGTCAGGCTCGTCCGGGGCTGCAGAGGGGCTGGGTGCCTTTCCCTCAGAGAGCCTGGCCACTGTCAGCCAGACCTCGCCTGCCACCACCCAGGAAAACAAGTCACTTTCTGAAAACCAGTCTCGGCTCACGAGTCATCCTCTGCCTGCAGGCCAGACGGTGAAGAGCCAGCCAGAGCCCCTGGAGGGACAGCCGCCCTGGGTCCAGACTCCCATCAGGGAGAGCTGGCCAGGTGTCTGGCAGAAGGAGCGCCACCCCGCCACGGAGGCGGTGGCGCCGCTGCCCCCACAGACGCCCGCACCCCCGGCAGAGGCTCTGCTGCCCACCCTGGAGGAGTGGTCCCTGAGTGAGCAGCCCATGGAGGTAGAGCTGGGCCCTGTGGAGCGGCAGCCCTCGCCCATGGAGTGGCTACCAGAGCGGCCCGAGAACCAGTGGCCACCCGGTTGA